One Phalacrocorax aristotelis chromosome 11, bGulAri2.1, whole genome shotgun sequence DNA segment encodes these proteins:
- the MPP1 gene encoding 55 kDa erythrocyte membrane protein — MTLKSGRNASAGSMRTALSDLYLEHLLQNRAKPEAITQSPNTMTEDIYTNGSATLGSPSHSNGREVRKIRLVQFEKVTEEPMGITLKLNDKQSCMVARIFHGGMIHRQGSLHVGDEIIEINGQSVSNHSVDQLQKMLKETKGMVSIKVIPNQQSRLPALQMFMRAQFDYDPKKDNLIPCKEAGLKFKTGDVIQIINKDDSNWWQGRVEGSCTESAGLIPSPELQEWRVASITQSSQSESPSCSPFGKKKKCKDKYLAKHSSIFDQLDVVSYEEVVRLPAFKRKTLVLIGASGVGRSHIKNALLSNNPEKFMYPPPHTTRPQKKNEVDGKDYYFVSTEEMTRDISANEFLEFGSYQGNMFGTKFETVHKIHQQDKIAILDIEPQTLKIIRTAELSPFIVFIAPTDKAEQSEALQQLQKDSESIRSRYAHYFDLSLVNNGVEESLQLLQEAFEQACSSPQWVPISWVY, encoded by the exons atGACCCTCAAATCGGGGCGCAACGCCAGCGCCGGCAGCATGCGGACGGCGCTCTCCGACCTctacctggagcacctcctgcAGAACCGGGCCAAGCCCGAG GCCATCACTCAGTCCCCAAACACCATGACTGAGGACATTTATACCAACGGCTCGGCAACTCTGGGCAGCCCCTCCCACAGCAATGGCCGCGAGGTGCGGAAGATACGCCTTGTCCAGTTCGAGAAGGTCACGGAGGAGCCCATG GGAATCACACTGAAGCTCAACGACAAGCAGAGCTGCATGGTGGCCAGGATCTTCCACGGGGGCATGATTCACAGACAAG GCTCCCTTCACGTGGGTGATGAAATCATAGAAATCAATGGGCAGAGTGTGAGCAACCACTCAGTTGACCAGCTGCAGAAGATGCTG AAAGAAACCAAGGGGATGGTCTCAATAAAAGTCATTCCCAACCAACAAAGCCGCCTCCCTGCTCTCCAG ATGTTCATGAGGGCACAGTTTGACTATGACCCAAAAAAAGACAACCTGATCCCCTGCAAGGAAGCGGGGCTGAAGTTTAAGACTGGTGACGTGATTCAAATCATAAACAAGGATGACAGCAACTGGTGGCAGGGCCGGGTGGAGGGCTCCTGCACCGAGTCTGCAGGACTCATCCCTTCTCCGGAGCTGCAGGAGTG GCGTGTGGCAAGCATCACCCAGTCCAGTCAGAGTGAATCCCCGAGCTGTAGCCCCTTTGGGAAGAAGAAGAAGTGCAAAGATAAATACCTGGCCAAGCACAGCTCAA TTTTTGACCAGCTAGATGTGGTTTCGTATGAGGAGGTCGTGAGGCTGCCCGCCTTCAAGAGGAAGACTCTGGTGCTAATCG gggCCAGTGGCGTGGGCCGTAGCCACATCAAGAATGCTCTGCTCAGCAACAACCCGGAGAAGTTCATGTACCCACCCCCAC acACCACACGcccccagaagaagaatgaggTGGATGGAAAGGACTACTACTTTGTCTCCACTGAGGAGATGACCCGGGACATCTCAGCCAACGAGTTCCTGGAGTTTGGAAGCTACCAGGGAAACATGTTTGGCACCAAGTTTGAGACAGTGCACAAGATCCACCAGCAGGACAAAATCGCTATTTTGGACATTGAGCCCCAG ACCCTGAAGATCATCCGCACGGCTGAGCTCTCCCCGTTCATAGTCTTCATTGCCCCAACAGACAAGGCAGAGCAG TCAGAGGCTTTGCAGCAGCTCCAGAAGGATTCAGAGAGCATCCGCAGCAGATACGCACACTACTTCGACCTCTCACTGGTCAACAACGGAGTGGAAGaaagcctccagctgctgcaggaagccTTTGAGCAGGCCTGCAGCTCTCCACAGTGGGTGCCCATCTCTTGGGTCTACTGA